One part of the Humulus lupulus chromosome 9, drHumLupu1.1, whole genome shotgun sequence genome encodes these proteins:
- the LOC133800882 gene encoding uncharacterized protein LOC133800882 isoform X1, whose translation MGSWKKVQSSFTDGSTMPSPTKAPSSLTARNLSKSQLGGVIFGCKNSTIKECLLKQLFGLPPHHFSYVKNIDPGLPLFLFNYSDRKLHGIFEAACPGQMNINPYGWTTDGSERTMYPAQVQIRVRLQCQPLAESQFKQIIGDNYYSQQHFWFELDHAQANKLMSLLATLAVAPGTPILQNTMKWSINFPASYSRDTRKESTEFSPLALVDKQAVVPGTLALQNTVKWSSNVPASSSRDTRDEEFPPLPLATQHSDQSSQRSGSTDVLSSFDGENQSLEAQFNVRVVHGEEEDLLCTELKQLAFKQEVNNGHQDLSLTSDTQDTDVTNGTHLEMGDAEYASDNNNNNNNNNNNSLKDKGYPGEPLGAEDNNEQNSGSSPKYQSIITQLIHEVEELKAFKTEQIQRMGLLQQKLVRAETEIQLLKKQLSSDSESNLSRVLDDDKVIESFDDLNLDPNESIFLLGGYDGESWLSTFDSYYPSQNYLKPLRPMNYARSYASVAQLNGELYAIGGGNGQIWYDTVESYSPDKDQWTLCPSLNNRKGSLAGARVKDKIFAMGGGNGVESFSSVEMLDLDIGRWMLARSMLQKRFALAAAELNGVIYAVGGYDGKDYLKSAERFDPREHSWRSICSMDTKRGCHSLVVLKDKLYALGGYDGSSMVSSVEIFDPRLGSWMTGEPMNYPRGYSAAAVVNETICVMGGVKDGYNIVTEIESFKEEQKGWHESGNAIGKRCFHSAIALSPFDVTGFT comes from the exons ATGGGGAGCTGGAAGAAAGTACAGTCTTCTTTTACTGATGGAAGCACAATGCCTTCTCCCACCAAAGCTCCCAGCTCTTTAACTGCAAGAAATTTGAGCAAGAGTCAACTTGGTGGCGTCATATTTGGTTGCAAGAATAGCACAATAAAGGAATGTCTTCTTAAACAACTCTTTG GTTTGCCACCTCATCACTTTTCATATGTAAAGAATATTGATCCTGGGTTGCCACTTTTTCTGTTCAACTACAGTGATAGGAAACTCCATGGGATCTTTGAGGCTGCATGCCCTGGTCAAATGAATATCAACCCATATGGGTGGACCACTGATGGTTCAGAGAGGACAATGTATCCCGCACAG gTTCAGATTCGTGTTCGATTACAATGCCAGCCACTGGCTGAAAGTCAGTTTAAACAGATTATTGGAGACAACTACTACAGCCAACAACATTTCTGGTTTGAGCTTGACCATGCTCAAGCAAATAAGCTGATGAGTTTGTTGGCTACTTTAGCAGTTGCTCCAGGTACACCAATACTGCAGAATACAATGAAGTGGAGTATTAATTTTCCAGCCAGTTATTCTCGTGACACTAGAAAGGAAAGTACAGAGTTTTCACCACTTGCTCTAGTGGACAAGCAAGCGGTTGTTCCAGGTACATTAGCACTACAGAATACAGTGAAGTGGAGTAGTAATGTCCCAGCAAGCTCTTCTCGTGACACTAGAGATGAAGAATTTCCACCACTTCCTCTAGCGACTCAGCACTCAGATCAATCAAGTCAGAGATCAGGTTCTACTGATGTTTTGTCATCCTTTGATGGAGAAAACCAATCATTGGAAGCTCAATTTAATGTAAGAGTTGTTCATGGAGAGGAGGAAGATCTCCTATGCACAGAACTGAAGCAATTGGCTTTTAAACAGGAAGTTAATAATGGACATCAAGACTTGTCTCTGACATCTGATACACAGGATACTGATGTAACAAATGGCACACACTTGGAGATGGGTGATGCAGAATATGCttctgataataataataataataataataataataataattccttGAAGGACAAGGGATATCCTGGGGAACCATTGGGTGCAGAAGATAATAATGAGCAGAATTCTGGTTCATCACCAAAGTATCAATCCATTATAACTCAG TTAATTCATGAGGTGGAAGAGCTAAAGGCTTTTAAAACAGAACAAATTCAGAGAATGGGTCTTCTCCAACAGAAGCTG GTGCGAGCAGAAACAGAAATTCAACTTTTAAAAAAACAGCTCAGTTCAGACTCTGAATCTAATCTCTCCAGGGTGCTTGATGACGACAAGGTTATTGAATCATTTGATGACCTGAATTTGGATCCTAATGAGTCAATATTTTTATTGGGGGGTTATGATGGTGAATCATGGTTGTCAACCTTTGATTCATACTATCCTTCTCAGAATTATCTGAAGCCTCTCAGACCAATGAATTATGCTCGTTCATACGCTTCAGTTGCACAGCTAAATGGTGAGCTTTATGCAATTGGTGGTGGAAATGGTCAAATTTGGTATGACACAG TTGAATCTTACAGCCCAGATAAAGACCAGTGGACATTATGCCCTTCTTTGAACAACAGAAAAGGAAGCTTAGCTGGAGCTAGAGTGAAGGACAAAATATTTGCAATGGGTGGTGGGAATGGTGTTGAGAGCTTTTCAAGTGTCGAAATGCTTGATTTAGATATTGGAAGATGGATGCTTGCACGGTCAATGCTGCAAAAG AGATTTGCTCTTGCTGCAGCTGAACTCAATGGTGTCATTTATGCTGTTGGTGGATACGATGGGAAAGATTACTTAAA GTCTGCTGAAAGGTTTGACCCTAGAGAGCACTCCTGGAGAAGTATTTGTAGTATGGATACTAAGAGGGGCTGTCACTCTTTGGTGGTTTTAAAAGACAAATT GTATGCTCTAGGAGGTTATGATGGAAGTTCTATGGTTTCAAGTGTGGAAATTTTTGATCCAAGACTTGGATCATGGATGACTGGGGAACCAATGAACTACCCTAGGGGATATTCAGCTGCTGCTGTTGTTAATGAGACTATCTGTGTCATGGGTGGGGTGAAGGATGGTTACAATATAGTAACTGAA ATTGAGAGTTTTAAAGAAGAACAAAAGGGTTGGCATGAATCCGGAAATGCCATTGGTAAGAGGTGCTTCCATTCAGCCATTGCTTTATCGCCTTTTGACGTCACCGGATTTACGTGA
- the LOC133800882 gene encoding uncharacterized protein LOC133800882 isoform X3, whose amino-acid sequence MGSWKKVQSSFTDGSTMPSPTKAPSSLTARNLSKSQLGGVIFGCKNSTIKECLLKQLFGLPPHHFSYVKNIDPGLPLFLFNYSDRKLHGIFEAACPGQMNINPYGWTTDGSERTMYPAQVQIRVRLQCQPLAESQFKQIIGDNYYSQQHFWFELDHAQANKLMSLLATLAVAPGTPILQNTMKWSINFPASYSRDTRKESTEFSPLALVDKQAVVPGTLALQNTVKWSSNVPASSSRDTRDEEFPPLPLATQHSDQSSQRSGSTDVLSSFDGENQSLEAQFNVRVVHGEEEDLLCTELKQLAFKQEVNNGHQDLSLTSDTQDTDVTNGTHLEMGDAEYASDNNNNNNNNNNNSLKDKGYPGEPLGAEDNNEQNSGSSPKYQSIITQLIHEVEELKAFKTEQIQRMGLLQQKLVRAETEIQLLKKQLSSDSESNLSRVLDDDKNYLKPLRPMNYARSYASVAQLNGELYAIGGGNGQIWYDTVESYSPDKDQWTLCPSLNNRKGSLAGARVKDKIFAMGGGNGVESFSSVEMLDLDIGRWMLARSMLQKRFALAAAELNGVIYAVGGYDGKDYLKSAERFDPREHSWRSICSMDTKRGCHSLVVLKDKLYALGGYDGSSMVSSVEIFDPRLGSWMTGEPMNYPRGYSAAAVVNETICVMGGVKDGYNIVTEIESFKEEQKGWHESGNAIGKRCFHSAIALSPFDVTGFT is encoded by the exons ATGGGGAGCTGGAAGAAAGTACAGTCTTCTTTTACTGATGGAAGCACAATGCCTTCTCCCACCAAAGCTCCCAGCTCTTTAACTGCAAGAAATTTGAGCAAGAGTCAACTTGGTGGCGTCATATTTGGTTGCAAGAATAGCACAATAAAGGAATGTCTTCTTAAACAACTCTTTG GTTTGCCACCTCATCACTTTTCATATGTAAAGAATATTGATCCTGGGTTGCCACTTTTTCTGTTCAACTACAGTGATAGGAAACTCCATGGGATCTTTGAGGCTGCATGCCCTGGTCAAATGAATATCAACCCATATGGGTGGACCACTGATGGTTCAGAGAGGACAATGTATCCCGCACAG gTTCAGATTCGTGTTCGATTACAATGCCAGCCACTGGCTGAAAGTCAGTTTAAACAGATTATTGGAGACAACTACTACAGCCAACAACATTTCTGGTTTGAGCTTGACCATGCTCAAGCAAATAAGCTGATGAGTTTGTTGGCTACTTTAGCAGTTGCTCCAGGTACACCAATACTGCAGAATACAATGAAGTGGAGTATTAATTTTCCAGCCAGTTATTCTCGTGACACTAGAAAGGAAAGTACAGAGTTTTCACCACTTGCTCTAGTGGACAAGCAAGCGGTTGTTCCAGGTACATTAGCACTACAGAATACAGTGAAGTGGAGTAGTAATGTCCCAGCAAGCTCTTCTCGTGACACTAGAGATGAAGAATTTCCACCACTTCCTCTAGCGACTCAGCACTCAGATCAATCAAGTCAGAGATCAGGTTCTACTGATGTTTTGTCATCCTTTGATGGAGAAAACCAATCATTGGAAGCTCAATTTAATGTAAGAGTTGTTCATGGAGAGGAGGAAGATCTCCTATGCACAGAACTGAAGCAATTGGCTTTTAAACAGGAAGTTAATAATGGACATCAAGACTTGTCTCTGACATCTGATACACAGGATACTGATGTAACAAATGGCACACACTTGGAGATGGGTGATGCAGAATATGCttctgataataataataataataataataataataataattccttGAAGGACAAGGGATATCCTGGGGAACCATTGGGTGCAGAAGATAATAATGAGCAGAATTCTGGTTCATCACCAAAGTATCAATCCATTATAACTCAG TTAATTCATGAGGTGGAAGAGCTAAAGGCTTTTAAAACAGAACAAATTCAGAGAATGGGTCTTCTCCAACAGAAGCTG GTGCGAGCAGAAACAGAAATTCAACTTTTAAAAAAACAGCTCAGTTCAGACTCTGAATCTAATCTCTCCAGGGTGCTTGATGACGACAAG AATTATCTGAAGCCTCTCAGACCAATGAATTATGCTCGTTCATACGCTTCAGTTGCACAGCTAAATGGTGAGCTTTATGCAATTGGTGGTGGAAATGGTCAAATTTGGTATGACACAG TTGAATCTTACAGCCCAGATAAAGACCAGTGGACATTATGCCCTTCTTTGAACAACAGAAAAGGAAGCTTAGCTGGAGCTAGAGTGAAGGACAAAATATTTGCAATGGGTGGTGGGAATGGTGTTGAGAGCTTTTCAAGTGTCGAAATGCTTGATTTAGATATTGGAAGATGGATGCTTGCACGGTCAATGCTGCAAAAG AGATTTGCTCTTGCTGCAGCTGAACTCAATGGTGTCATTTATGCTGTTGGTGGATACGATGGGAAAGATTACTTAAA GTCTGCTGAAAGGTTTGACCCTAGAGAGCACTCCTGGAGAAGTATTTGTAGTATGGATACTAAGAGGGGCTGTCACTCTTTGGTGGTTTTAAAAGACAAATT GTATGCTCTAGGAGGTTATGATGGAAGTTCTATGGTTTCAAGTGTGGAAATTTTTGATCCAAGACTTGGATCATGGATGACTGGGGAACCAATGAACTACCCTAGGGGATATTCAGCTGCTGCTGTTGTTAATGAGACTATCTGTGTCATGGGTGGGGTGAAGGATGGTTACAATATAGTAACTGAA ATTGAGAGTTTTAAAGAAGAACAAAAGGGTTGGCATGAATCCGGAAATGCCATTGGTAAGAGGTGCTTCCATTCAGCCATTGCTTTATCGCCTTTTGACGTCACCGGATTTACGTGA
- the LOC133800882 gene encoding uncharacterized protein LOC133800882 isoform X2, translated as MCTSWCWQLYIWFSDLRLSMITPSFLMSSQNSFDGLPPHHFSYVKNIDPGLPLFLFNYSDRKLHGIFEAACPGQMNINPYGWTTDGSERTMYPAQVQIRVRLQCQPLAESQFKQIIGDNYYSQQHFWFELDHAQANKLMSLLATLAVAPGTPILQNTMKWSINFPASYSRDTRKESTEFSPLALVDKQAVVPGTLALQNTVKWSSNVPASSSRDTRDEEFPPLPLATQHSDQSSQRSGSTDVLSSFDGENQSLEAQFNVRVVHGEEEDLLCTELKQLAFKQEVNNGHQDLSLTSDTQDTDVTNGTHLEMGDAEYASDNNNNNNNNNNNSLKDKGYPGEPLGAEDNNEQNSGSSPKYQSIITQLIHEVEELKAFKTEQIQRMGLLQQKLVRAETEIQLLKKQLSSDSESNLSRVLDDDKVIESFDDLNLDPNESIFLLGGYDGESWLSTFDSYYPSQNYLKPLRPMNYARSYASVAQLNGELYAIGGGNGQIWYDTVESYSPDKDQWTLCPSLNNRKGSLAGARVKDKIFAMGGGNGVESFSSVEMLDLDIGRWMLARSMLQKRFALAAAELNGVIYAVGGYDGKDYLKSAERFDPREHSWRSICSMDTKRGCHSLVVLKDKLYALGGYDGSSMVSSVEIFDPRLGSWMTGEPMNYPRGYSAAAVVNETICVMGGVKDGYNIVTEIESFKEEQKGWHESGNAIGKRCFHSAIALSPFDVTGFT; from the exons ATGTGTACTTCTTGGTGTTGGCAGCTTTACATTTGGTTTTCAGACTTAAGGCTTTCCATGATCACACCGTCTTTCCTAATGAGCTCCCAAAATAGTTTTGATG GTTTGCCACCTCATCACTTTTCATATGTAAAGAATATTGATCCTGGGTTGCCACTTTTTCTGTTCAACTACAGTGATAGGAAACTCCATGGGATCTTTGAGGCTGCATGCCCTGGTCAAATGAATATCAACCCATATGGGTGGACCACTGATGGTTCAGAGAGGACAATGTATCCCGCACAG gTTCAGATTCGTGTTCGATTACAATGCCAGCCACTGGCTGAAAGTCAGTTTAAACAGATTATTGGAGACAACTACTACAGCCAACAACATTTCTGGTTTGAGCTTGACCATGCTCAAGCAAATAAGCTGATGAGTTTGTTGGCTACTTTAGCAGTTGCTCCAGGTACACCAATACTGCAGAATACAATGAAGTGGAGTATTAATTTTCCAGCCAGTTATTCTCGTGACACTAGAAAGGAAAGTACAGAGTTTTCACCACTTGCTCTAGTGGACAAGCAAGCGGTTGTTCCAGGTACATTAGCACTACAGAATACAGTGAAGTGGAGTAGTAATGTCCCAGCAAGCTCTTCTCGTGACACTAGAGATGAAGAATTTCCACCACTTCCTCTAGCGACTCAGCACTCAGATCAATCAAGTCAGAGATCAGGTTCTACTGATGTTTTGTCATCCTTTGATGGAGAAAACCAATCATTGGAAGCTCAATTTAATGTAAGAGTTGTTCATGGAGAGGAGGAAGATCTCCTATGCACAGAACTGAAGCAATTGGCTTTTAAACAGGAAGTTAATAATGGACATCAAGACTTGTCTCTGACATCTGATACACAGGATACTGATGTAACAAATGGCACACACTTGGAGATGGGTGATGCAGAATATGCttctgataataataataataataataataataataataattccttGAAGGACAAGGGATATCCTGGGGAACCATTGGGTGCAGAAGATAATAATGAGCAGAATTCTGGTTCATCACCAAAGTATCAATCCATTATAACTCAG TTAATTCATGAGGTGGAAGAGCTAAAGGCTTTTAAAACAGAACAAATTCAGAGAATGGGTCTTCTCCAACAGAAGCTG GTGCGAGCAGAAACAGAAATTCAACTTTTAAAAAAACAGCTCAGTTCAGACTCTGAATCTAATCTCTCCAGGGTGCTTGATGACGACAAGGTTATTGAATCATTTGATGACCTGAATTTGGATCCTAATGAGTCAATATTTTTATTGGGGGGTTATGATGGTGAATCATGGTTGTCAACCTTTGATTCATACTATCCTTCTCAGAATTATCTGAAGCCTCTCAGACCAATGAATTATGCTCGTTCATACGCTTCAGTTGCACAGCTAAATGGTGAGCTTTATGCAATTGGTGGTGGAAATGGTCAAATTTGGTATGACACAG TTGAATCTTACAGCCCAGATAAAGACCAGTGGACATTATGCCCTTCTTTGAACAACAGAAAAGGAAGCTTAGCTGGAGCTAGAGTGAAGGACAAAATATTTGCAATGGGTGGTGGGAATGGTGTTGAGAGCTTTTCAAGTGTCGAAATGCTTGATTTAGATATTGGAAGATGGATGCTTGCACGGTCAATGCTGCAAAAG AGATTTGCTCTTGCTGCAGCTGAACTCAATGGTGTCATTTATGCTGTTGGTGGATACGATGGGAAAGATTACTTAAA GTCTGCTGAAAGGTTTGACCCTAGAGAGCACTCCTGGAGAAGTATTTGTAGTATGGATACTAAGAGGGGCTGTCACTCTTTGGTGGTTTTAAAAGACAAATT GTATGCTCTAGGAGGTTATGATGGAAGTTCTATGGTTTCAAGTGTGGAAATTTTTGATCCAAGACTTGGATCATGGATGACTGGGGAACCAATGAACTACCCTAGGGGATATTCAGCTGCTGCTGTTGTTAATGAGACTATCTGTGTCATGGGTGGGGTGAAGGATGGTTACAATATAGTAACTGAA ATTGAGAGTTTTAAAGAAGAACAAAAGGGTTGGCATGAATCCGGAAATGCCATTGGTAAGAGGTGCTTCCATTCAGCCATTGCTTTATCGCCTTTTGACGTCACCGGATTTACGTGA
- the LOC133800882 gene encoding uncharacterized protein LOC133800882 isoform X4 encodes MNINPYGWTTDGSERTMYPAQVQIRVRLQCQPLAESQFKQIIGDNYYSQQHFWFELDHAQANKLMSLLATLAVAPGTPILQNTMKWSINFPASYSRDTRKESTEFSPLALVDKQAVVPGTLALQNTVKWSSNVPASSSRDTRDEEFPPLPLATQHSDQSSQRSGSTDVLSSFDGENQSLEAQFNVRVVHGEEEDLLCTELKQLAFKQEVNNGHQDLSLTSDTQDTDVTNGTHLEMGDAEYASDNNNNNNNNNNNSLKDKGYPGEPLGAEDNNEQNSGSSPKYQSIITQLIHEVEELKAFKTEQIQRMGLLQQKLVRAETEIQLLKKQLSSDSESNLSRVLDDDKVIESFDDLNLDPNESIFLLGGYDGESWLSTFDSYYPSQNYLKPLRPMNYARSYASVAQLNGELYAIGGGNGQIWYDTVESYSPDKDQWTLCPSLNNRKGSLAGARVKDKIFAMGGGNGVESFSSVEMLDLDIGRWMLARSMLQKRFALAAAELNGVIYAVGGYDGKDYLKSAERFDPREHSWRSICSMDTKRGCHSLVVLKDKLYALGGYDGSSMVSSVEIFDPRLGSWMTGEPMNYPRGYSAAAVVNETICVMGGVKDGYNIVTEIESFKEEQKGWHESGNAIGKRCFHSAIALSPFDVTGFT; translated from the exons ATGAATATCAACCCATATGGGTGGACCACTGATGGTTCAGAGAGGACAATGTATCCCGCACAG gTTCAGATTCGTGTTCGATTACAATGCCAGCCACTGGCTGAAAGTCAGTTTAAACAGATTATTGGAGACAACTACTACAGCCAACAACATTTCTGGTTTGAGCTTGACCATGCTCAAGCAAATAAGCTGATGAGTTTGTTGGCTACTTTAGCAGTTGCTCCAGGTACACCAATACTGCAGAATACAATGAAGTGGAGTATTAATTTTCCAGCCAGTTATTCTCGTGACACTAGAAAGGAAAGTACAGAGTTTTCACCACTTGCTCTAGTGGACAAGCAAGCGGTTGTTCCAGGTACATTAGCACTACAGAATACAGTGAAGTGGAGTAGTAATGTCCCAGCAAGCTCTTCTCGTGACACTAGAGATGAAGAATTTCCACCACTTCCTCTAGCGACTCAGCACTCAGATCAATCAAGTCAGAGATCAGGTTCTACTGATGTTTTGTCATCCTTTGATGGAGAAAACCAATCATTGGAAGCTCAATTTAATGTAAGAGTTGTTCATGGAGAGGAGGAAGATCTCCTATGCACAGAACTGAAGCAATTGGCTTTTAAACAGGAAGTTAATAATGGACATCAAGACTTGTCTCTGACATCTGATACACAGGATACTGATGTAACAAATGGCACACACTTGGAGATGGGTGATGCAGAATATGCttctgataataataataataataataataataataataattccttGAAGGACAAGGGATATCCTGGGGAACCATTGGGTGCAGAAGATAATAATGAGCAGAATTCTGGTTCATCACCAAAGTATCAATCCATTATAACTCAG TTAATTCATGAGGTGGAAGAGCTAAAGGCTTTTAAAACAGAACAAATTCAGAGAATGGGTCTTCTCCAACAGAAGCTG GTGCGAGCAGAAACAGAAATTCAACTTTTAAAAAAACAGCTCAGTTCAGACTCTGAATCTAATCTCTCCAGGGTGCTTGATGACGACAAGGTTATTGAATCATTTGATGACCTGAATTTGGATCCTAATGAGTCAATATTTTTATTGGGGGGTTATGATGGTGAATCATGGTTGTCAACCTTTGATTCATACTATCCTTCTCAGAATTATCTGAAGCCTCTCAGACCAATGAATTATGCTCGTTCATACGCTTCAGTTGCACAGCTAAATGGTGAGCTTTATGCAATTGGTGGTGGAAATGGTCAAATTTGGTATGACACAG TTGAATCTTACAGCCCAGATAAAGACCAGTGGACATTATGCCCTTCTTTGAACAACAGAAAAGGAAGCTTAGCTGGAGCTAGAGTGAAGGACAAAATATTTGCAATGGGTGGTGGGAATGGTGTTGAGAGCTTTTCAAGTGTCGAAATGCTTGATTTAGATATTGGAAGATGGATGCTTGCACGGTCAATGCTGCAAAAG AGATTTGCTCTTGCTGCAGCTGAACTCAATGGTGTCATTTATGCTGTTGGTGGATACGATGGGAAAGATTACTTAAA GTCTGCTGAAAGGTTTGACCCTAGAGAGCACTCCTGGAGAAGTATTTGTAGTATGGATACTAAGAGGGGCTGTCACTCTTTGGTGGTTTTAAAAGACAAATT GTATGCTCTAGGAGGTTATGATGGAAGTTCTATGGTTTCAAGTGTGGAAATTTTTGATCCAAGACTTGGATCATGGATGACTGGGGAACCAATGAACTACCCTAGGGGATATTCAGCTGCTGCTGTTGTTAATGAGACTATCTGTGTCATGGGTGGGGTGAAGGATGGTTACAATATAGTAACTGAA ATTGAGAGTTTTAAAGAAGAACAAAAGGGTTGGCATGAATCCGGAAATGCCATTGGTAAGAGGTGCTTCCATTCAGCCATTGCTTTATCGCCTTTTGACGTCACCGGATTTACGTGA